The following proteins are encoded in a genomic region of Diabrotica virgifera virgifera chromosome 1, PGI_DIABVI_V3a:
- the LOC126878932 gene encoding uncharacterized protein LOC126878932 isoform X2, with protein MAKRVTNFSKNEETLLLDLVLKYKDILECKKTDTSNNKIKWEVWMQLTKEFNSVSGETTRDVKGLKNKYENIKKRTKQKFAGIKKYASGTGGGPPQNPVFTNTDEALHEIIGPQITGTQSSYDYDSKERAMPGHATFKSLDSLSNFLPSTSERKMPGPSTSKGLDRLTNFLPSTSERTMTGPSTSKGLQKPSTARETEMQEAKGLNREEDLLSWTNEIEEISFLVGSSDEDIFNNEDMNEEYIIIDEPIKNENRQQNDPESLIGQEDWSTYTPKMLKQKKAEPLRLGTKKNLKNTVAKWGQAKEGHIRQQNSCLKAQHERKMLIMGIVAKKKITMMEEEAARNKLEHEKRMELMEKTMALIEQEAEERKEIMKKYLKK; from the exons ATGGCGAAACGCGTTACCAATTTTAGCAAAAATGAGGAAACTCTACTATTAGATTTAGTACTTAAATATAAGGACATACTTGAATGCAAAAAAACCGATACGAGTAACAATAAAATAAAGTGGGAAGTGTGGATGCAACTCACTAAAGAGTTTAATTCCGTCAGTGGGGAAACGACGAGGGATGTAAAAGGACTTAAAAACAAATATGAGAATATCAAAAAACGGACCAAACAAAAATTTGCGGGTATAAAGAAGTACGCAAGTGGAACTGGCGGGGGTCCACCACAAAATCCCGTTTTTACAAACACCGATGAGGCTTTACATGAGATCATAGGCCCGCAAATTACTGGTACACAGTCCAGTTATGACTACGATTCGAAGG aaAGAGCAATGCCAGGACACGCCACCTTCAAAAGTCTGGACAGCCTGTCAAACTTTCTTCCTTCTACAAGtg AGAGAAAAATGCCAGGACCTTCCACTTCCAAAGGTCTGGATAGGTTGACAAACTTCCTTCCTTCTACAAGtg AAAGAACAATGACAGGACCCTCCACCTCCAAAGGTCTGCAAAAGCCATCAACAGCCAGAG AAACAGAAATGCAAGAGGCTAAAGGTCTAAATAGGGAGGAAGATTTGCTTTCTTGGACAAATG aaatagaAGAAATTTCTTTTTTGGTGGGAAGTAGCGATGAAGATATCTTTAACAATGAAGATATGAacgaagaatatattattatagaCGAGCCCATTAAAAACGAAAATCGCCAACAGAATGACCCTG AATCTCTTATTGGCCAAGAGGATTGGTCAACATATACTCCAAAGATGCTAAAGCAGAAAAAAGCAGAACCGCTTCGTTTAG GGAccaaaaagaatttaaaaaatacagtGGCGAAATGGGGGCAAGCCAAGGAGGGTCATATACGCCAACAAAACTCATGCCTTAAAGCACAGCATGAAAGGAAGATGCTGATAATGGGAATAGTGGCCAAAAAGAAAATCACGATGATGGAGGAGGAAGCAGCACGGAATAAATTGGAACATGAGAAAAGAATGGAATTGATGGAGAAGACAATGGCACTGATAGAACAAGAAGCAgaagaaagaaaagaaataatgaaaaaatatttaaaaaaataa
- the LOC126878932 gene encoding uncharacterized protein LOC126878932 isoform X4 yields the protein MQKSLDSKRAMPGHATFKSLDSLSNFLPSTSERKMPGPSTSKGLDRLTNFLPSTSERTMTGPSTSKGLQKPSTARETEMQEAKGLNREEDLLSWTNEIEEISFLVGSSDEDIFNNEDMNEEYIIIDEPIKNENRQQNDPESLIGQEDWSTYTPKMLKQKKAEPLRLGTKKNLKNTVAKWGQAKEGHIRQQNSCLKAQHERKMLIMGIVAKKKITMMEEEAARNKLEHEKRMELMEKTMALIEQEAEERKEIMKKYLKK from the exons ATGCAAAAATCCCTAGATTCTA aaAGAGCAATGCCAGGACACGCCACCTTCAAAAGTCTGGACAGCCTGTCAAACTTTCTTCCTTCTACAAGtg AGAGAAAAATGCCAGGACCTTCCACTTCCAAAGGTCTGGATAGGTTGACAAACTTCCTTCCTTCTACAAGtg AAAGAACAATGACAGGACCCTCCACCTCCAAAGGTCTGCAAAAGCCATCAACAGCCAGAG AAACAGAAATGCAAGAGGCTAAAGGTCTAAATAGGGAGGAAGATTTGCTTTCTTGGACAAATG aaatagaAGAAATTTCTTTTTTGGTGGGAAGTAGCGATGAAGATATCTTTAACAATGAAGATATGAacgaagaatatattattatagaCGAGCCCATTAAAAACGAAAATCGCCAACAGAATGACCCTG AATCTCTTATTGGCCAAGAGGATTGGTCAACATATACTCCAAAGATGCTAAAGCAGAAAAAAGCAGAACCGCTTCGTTTAG GGAccaaaaagaatttaaaaaatacagtGGCGAAATGGGGGCAAGCCAAGGAGGGTCATATACGCCAACAAAACTCATGCCTTAAAGCACAGCATGAAAGGAAGATGCTGATAATGGGAATAGTGGCCAAAAAGAAAATCACGATGATGGAGGAGGAAGCAGCACGGAATAAATTGGAACATGAGAAAAGAATGGAATTGATGGAGAAGACAATGGCACTGATAGAACAAGAAGCAgaagaaagaaaagaaataatgaaaaaatatttaaaaaaataa
- the LOC126878930 gene encoding uncharacterized protein LOC126878930 — protein sequence MCTFQPEHLLVKEVDYELRIREIEVEESAKCDKKRSLLRGALKQEQGNRSFRQISAASIPFLEQQQGINETIEDLTQKISNFRGTVHDSMYSRYISRLAHISGRIHLLCCSDEEQQLYKRSMSIRILSLEGELDSRVNPLATSTPVSSVQASNSLLHPKPVQVHKWGVSFSGEGHYDHVISFLDRVECLRVSRGVSEEDLFSASAELFTGHAFTWFMNNRGSFTTWTGLAQKLKSDFLPYSFQTDLLDEIKNRKQKPGESVTMFINTMLGMCSRLDTPLTDNAKIKIILKCLLPFYHAQLALVDIATIEDLTDKCKRLEETLSWSFHPPTTSNSGAGFTSHSSRNRSWQSRPYTPNVSVTTHSFSCWNCQSIGHAFRDCSRPQTRIFCHGCGKDNTLKRNCFKCSGNEHAEARTLSVPQTAAPSGNMTQL from the coding sequence ATGTGTACCTTTCAGCCAGAGCATTTATTAGTTAAGGAGGTAGATTATGAGTTGAGGATAAGAGAAATAGAGGTTGAAGAATCCGCTAAATGTGATAAAAAACGCAGTCTATTGCGTGGTGCTCTTAAACAAGAGCAAGGAAATAGGAGTTTCCGGCAAATTTCAGCTGCATCTATTCCTTTCCTGGAACAACAACAgggaataaatgagacaattgAGGATCTTACTCAAAAGATATCCAATTTTAGAGGGACTGTCCATGATAGCATGTATTCTAGATACATTTCACGTCTTGCTCATATATCTGGTCGTATCCACTTATTATGTTGCTCAGATGAGGAGCAACAACTTTACAAACGCTCTATGTCCATTAGGATTCTCAGTCTAGAAGGTGAACTCGATTCTCGAGTAAATCCTCTAGCCACGTCCACTCCTGTTTCTTCGGTTCAAGCCTCTAATTCCTTGTTACATCCCAAGCCTGTGCAGGTACATAAGTGGGGAGTTTCGTTTTCTGGTGAAGGTCATTATGACCATGTAATTTCATTTTTAGATAGGGTAGAATGTCTTCGTGTTTCGAGAGGTGTGAGTGAGGAAGATCTTTTTTCGGCTTCTGCCGAATTATTTACAGGCCATGCTTTTACGTGGTTTATGAACAACCGTGGTAGCTTTACCACTTGGACTGGTTTGGCTCAGAAACTAAAATCCGATTTTCTGCCTTATTCTTTCCAAACTGATCTCTTAGACGAGATCAAGAACCGCAAGCAGAAACCTGGAGAATCAGTGACTATGTTTATTAACACTATGttgggtatgtgtagtcgtttagatactcctttaacagataatgcaaaaattaagataattttaaaatgtttgctACCTTTTTACCATGCCCAATTGGCACTTGTTGATATAGCCACTATCGAAGACCTGACAGATAAGTGTAAACGGTTAGAAGAAACTCTATCCTGGTCTTTTCATCCTCCTACAACATCTAATTCTGGTGCTGGATTTACCTCTCACTCCTCGAGAAATCGTTCTTGGCAATCTAGACCCTATACACCGAATGTGTCTGTGACTACTCATTCCTTTTCTTGCTGGAATTGTCAGTCGATTGGTCACGCATTTCGGGATTGTTCCAGACCCCAAACCCGgattttctgccacggttgtggtaAAGATAACACACTGAAACGAAATTgttttaagtgttcgggaaacgagcatGCAGAGGCTCGTACCCTGAGCGTTCCTCAAACAGCAGCCCCATCAGGGAATATGACGCAGCTGTAG
- the LOC126878932 gene encoding uncharacterized protein LOC126878932 isoform X3: MQKSLDSKRAMPGHATFKSLDSLSNFLPSTSERKMPGPSTSKGLDRLTNFLPSTSERTMTGPSTSKGLQKPSTARGMNREENLLTSTSETEMQEAKGLNREEDLLSWTNEIEEISFLVGSSDEDIFNNEDMNEEYIIIDEPIKNENRQQNDPESLIGQEDWSTYTPKMLKQKKAEPLRLGTKKNLKNTVAKWGQAKEGHIRQQNSCLKAQHERKMLIMGIVAKKKITMMEEEAARNKLEHEKRMELMEKTMALIEQEAEERKEIMKKYLKK, from the exons ATGCAAAAATCCCTAGATTCTA aaAGAGCAATGCCAGGACACGCCACCTTCAAAAGTCTGGACAGCCTGTCAAACTTTCTTCCTTCTACAAGtg AGAGAAAAATGCCAGGACCTTCCACTTCCAAAGGTCTGGATAGGTTGACAAACTTCCTTCCTTCTACAAGtg AAAGAACAATGACAGGACCCTCCACCTCCAAAGGTCTGCAAAAGCCATCAACAGCCAGAGGTATGAATAGGGAGGAAAACTTGCTTACTTCTACTAGTG AAACAGAAATGCAAGAGGCTAAAGGTCTAAATAGGGAGGAAGATTTGCTTTCTTGGACAAATG aaatagaAGAAATTTCTTTTTTGGTGGGAAGTAGCGATGAAGATATCTTTAACAATGAAGATATGAacgaagaatatattattatagaCGAGCCCATTAAAAACGAAAATCGCCAACAGAATGACCCTG AATCTCTTATTGGCCAAGAGGATTGGTCAACATATACTCCAAAGATGCTAAAGCAGAAAAAAGCAGAACCGCTTCGTTTAG GGAccaaaaagaatttaaaaaatacagtGGCGAAATGGGGGCAAGCCAAGGAGGGTCATATACGCCAACAAAACTCATGCCTTAAAGCACAGCATGAAAGGAAGATGCTGATAATGGGAATAGTGGCCAAAAAGAAAATCACGATGATGGAGGAGGAAGCAGCACGGAATAAATTGGAACATGAGAAAAGAATGGAATTGATGGAGAAGACAATGGCACTGATAGAACAAGAAGCAgaagaaagaaaagaaataatgaaaaaatatttaaaaaaataa
- the LOC126878932 gene encoding uncharacterized protein LOC126878932 isoform X1: protein MAKRVTNFSKNEETLLLDLVLKYKDILECKKTDTSNNKIKWEVWMQLTKEFNSVSGETTRDVKGLKNKYENIKKRTKQKFAGIKKYASGTGGGPPQNPVFTNTDEALHEIIGPQITGTQSSYDYDSKERAMPGHATFKSLDSLSNFLPSTSERKMPGPSTSKGLDRLTNFLPSTSERTMTGPSTSKGLQKPSTARGMNREENLLTSTSETEMQEAKGLNREEDLLSWTNEIEEISFLVGSSDEDIFNNEDMNEEYIIIDEPIKNENRQQNDPESLIGQEDWSTYTPKMLKQKKAEPLRLGTKKNLKNTVAKWGQAKEGHIRQQNSCLKAQHERKMLIMGIVAKKKITMMEEEAARNKLEHEKRMELMEKTMALIEQEAEERKEIMKKYLKK from the exons ATGGCGAAACGCGTTACCAATTTTAGCAAAAATGAGGAAACTCTACTATTAGATTTAGTACTTAAATATAAGGACATACTTGAATGCAAAAAAACCGATACGAGTAACAATAAAATAAAGTGGGAAGTGTGGATGCAACTCACTAAAGAGTTTAATTCCGTCAGTGGGGAAACGACGAGGGATGTAAAAGGACTTAAAAACAAATATGAGAATATCAAAAAACGGACCAAACAAAAATTTGCGGGTATAAAGAAGTACGCAAGTGGAACTGGCGGGGGTCCACCACAAAATCCCGTTTTTACAAACACCGATGAGGCTTTACATGAGATCATAGGCCCGCAAATTACTGGTACACAGTCCAGTTATGACTACGATTCGAAGG aaAGAGCAATGCCAGGACACGCCACCTTCAAAAGTCTGGACAGCCTGTCAAACTTTCTTCCTTCTACAAGtg AGAGAAAAATGCCAGGACCTTCCACTTCCAAAGGTCTGGATAGGTTGACAAACTTCCTTCCTTCTACAAGtg AAAGAACAATGACAGGACCCTCCACCTCCAAAGGTCTGCAAAAGCCATCAACAGCCAGAGGTATGAATAGGGAGGAAAACTTGCTTACTTCTACTAGTG AAACAGAAATGCAAGAGGCTAAAGGTCTAAATAGGGAGGAAGATTTGCTTTCTTGGACAAATG aaatagaAGAAATTTCTTTTTTGGTGGGAAGTAGCGATGAAGATATCTTTAACAATGAAGATATGAacgaagaatatattattatagaCGAGCCCATTAAAAACGAAAATCGCCAACAGAATGACCCTG AATCTCTTATTGGCCAAGAGGATTGGTCAACATATACTCCAAAGATGCTAAAGCAGAAAAAAGCAGAACCGCTTCGTTTAG GGAccaaaaagaatttaaaaaatacagtGGCGAAATGGGGGCAAGCCAAGGAGGGTCATATACGCCAACAAAACTCATGCCTTAAAGCACAGCATGAAAGGAAGATGCTGATAATGGGAATAGTGGCCAAAAAGAAAATCACGATGATGGAGGAGGAAGCAGCACGGAATAAATTGGAACATGAGAAAAGAATGGAATTGATGGAGAAGACAATGGCACTGATAGAACAAGAAGCAgaagaaagaaaagaaataatgaaaaaatatttaaaaaaataa